GAATTTAATACTGAAAAAGATTTAGAAAATATTGAAGAATTATATAAAAAGAACCCTCCAGATATAGAGGAAGTTATAGACAATTTAATAGAGAGAATTAATAATAATGAGAAAAATAGAGAATATTATTTAAATTTACTAAATAGATTACTTAAAACTTTGCTAATTCAAAAAGTTATTAATGCATATAAACTTGAAAATAATGAAATATATTGGAATTTTGTAGAGAAGAATTTGTTATCTCCTAAATGTAAAAATAGATGTACTAATGAAAAATTAAAGGATGTTATTGAAATTTTGGAAGAACTTGATAATAACGAGAATGTAGTAGAGAAGGTTAATACTATAATGAATATAGTTAATAACTACAAAGATGAGGATTTCTATGATTTTAATGCTTTAGAATTTGCTCTATTAAATTATATTTCCTTCAATCTATCAAAAACATACAATGTGAGGGGTAAATATTCTTTCGAATTATTTAAATGGCTCATATTGAATAGAAGATTATGCTCTAAAAATCAGATTATGAATTCTCTAAATAATAAATAATAATAAATATTATAAAATTTTCAGCTATATAACGAAATTCTTTCCTATGTGAAGGATATAATAAATCAATTGAATGAGGATTTATCGTCTATTAAAGAAAATTTACCTCTTGATATGTTAAAAAAAGAATATGAAAAATTCTCAAATTCTAAAAATAGGTGATAATTTTGCCAAAGATGTTTTTATTATTTTCTCATAATCTTACTGATGACCAAATAAATGATGCAAGAGAAAATTTAAAGGTAGATAAATTTATATATTTACCAAAAGAATTACAAAATATTTGGAGCAATATTCCTCCAGAAATTGAGGATATAACCGATTATCTAAAACCAATAAAAGAATTTCTAAAAAATAATGCAAATGATGGGGACTATGTATTAATACAGGGGGACTTTGGAGCAACATACAATATGGTTAATTATGCCTTTGAGAATAATTTAATTCCTATTTATGCAACTACAAAAAGAGTGGTTAAAGAAGTTATAGAAGATGGTAAAGTAATAACAATTAGAGAATTTAAACATTGTAGATTCAGAAAATATAAATAGATCTATTAACAAATATTACTTATTATGGGGGATTGGTATGGATAACGATTATAAAGCGTTAATGATTGGAAGTTTATTGCACGATATTGGGAAGTTTATACAGAGGGCTAAAAATCCAAGAATAAAACATCAAAAGTGTGGGCCAGAGTTTATTGAAAAATATTACAAAAACTTAGGAATTAATGAAGAGATTAAAAATTTAGTCATTGAATTGATTAGAGAGCATCACAATAAAAGTAATTCTAACCCCTTAGTTAAAATTCTAATATTATCTGACTGGCTAAGTAGTGGAGAGAGGGAAGATTTTGAAGAATGCCTAAATGTACCAAAAAAAGATCAGGCATTACTGTCAGTTTTTGAACTTATAGATATTAGTGATGATAAGTTTTATCATAAAAAAATAAAGAAAAACAAAGAGGAACTATACAGAAATGGAATGAAATACTATTTAAAACCTCTTTCAATTAAAGAAGAGGTAATTTTTCCATACTTTAATGATGAAGAAAAGCAATCAAACAGTTCAAGTTCAGATAATCCCTATAAAGATTTATACAATGCATTTAAAAATGAATTAGAAAATAAAAATAAAAAAGTAAAAATTGACAACTTTGAAAAGTTATTCCAGTTAATTCAAAAATACTTATGGTGTGTTCCCTCAGCAACCAATTGGAAAAAGGAAGGTTATTTGCCAGATATCTCATTATTTGACCATTTAAAAACTACTTGTGCCATTGCCTGTTGTTTATATAAATTATATAAAATAGAGGAACATTTAGATGCTAAACTAACTGATGATATGTTATCTAAATTATTAAAAAGAATCCCATTAGAAAAAGGGAAATATAAAAAAGAGTTAAATCCTTTCTGGGAAAAATATGAGTTATTTTCATTAATTCACGGAGATATATCAGGAATTCAGAATTTTATCTTTAAAGTAACTACAAAATATGCCACAAAGTCGTTAAAAGGTAGGAGTTTTTACTTAGATTTTTTAACTGAAATAATTGCAAACTACATAATACAAAAGTTGGATTTGCCAATAACAAATATACTATTTTGTGGAGGAGGACACTTCTATATTTTATCATATAAAGTAAAAGATAATTTTATTAAAGATATTGAAGAAGAAATAAATGACTTAATCTATCAGAAATTCAGAACTGATTTATACATTACTTTGGGAAAAGTAAATATTAAACCATATGAATTCTTATCACAAGCAGAATCTAACTTTTCAAAAAAATGGAAAGATGTTGGAGAAGTTACTGCAATAAAGAAAATGCAGAAGTATCATTATAAGATAAAATTAAGTATTGAAAAGTTCTTTAAACCAGAAGGTTCTGGTGATGAAAATAAGATATGTAGATGTTGTAGAGGAGAATTTGAAAAAGGAATACAACTATATGATGAAGGAGAAGACAAAGTATGTGAAAATTGTTATTCGTTCGTAGAATTGACAGAATTTTTAAAAGAATTTAAAAAATTAGGGCAGATAGATTATAACTATGAAAAACCTTCAAGAGCTAAGGTTATAGAAAACCCAGATAGAGAAATTACAATGAAAAAACTTCCAGCCCTGCAAGAGTTATTTGAAAAAGTTAAATTTGAAAATGAAACATATTACCTTCCAAAAGAAAATGGAGATTTAGAAATTCCCTATAAAATTTGGAGTATTGCCTTTCCATTAGACGATAATAAAAAAATAAAAGATTTTGATGAATTGGCAGAACAGGCAGAAGAAAGAACTGGAACTAATAAGATAGGAATTTTAAAGATGGATGTTGATAACTTAGGAAAGGTTTTTACTAAGGGTTTAGGAGAATTTGCATCTATATCAAGAATGAGCACATTGAGTTCTATGCTAACTTTGTTTTTCACTGGCTATATTCCTCACTTAATTGAGACAGGATATTGTAAAATTAAAGATAAAGAAGTACCTTACAAAGATAATGTTTATTTAGTTTATTCTGGAGGGGATGATACTCTTATAGTAGGTTCCTGGGATGTTATATGGGAGTTAGCAAAAGACATTAGGAGAAAATTTAAAAGATTTACGTGCTACAATCCTAATTTATCTCTAAGTGCTGGAATTGTTATAGTTAATCCAAAGTTTGAGTTTAAAAAGGCAGTTAATATGGCTAATGTAGAATTGGACGATATTGCAAAAGAAGATAAGATAGTTTTACCAGTTAATGGTAAGTATGAGGATATTAAGAAAAATGCCATATCTATCTTTGGTTGTCCATTAAATTGGGACTTTGAAGTTTATTACGATGAAGATTTAATAAAAAGATTAGAAAAACTTTACTCAATAAAATATAATAAAGAAATTAAAATCGACGATAAGATTAAAGAACTTATGAAAAAATACAACGAGACAGAGTTAGAGAATCATTTTGAAAAAGCCCTTAAGTCAAATATTAGTAGAAGAATATTATTTATCTCTCAAACTGTTGCAGATAAGTTAAATAGAGTTATAGAATACAAAGGAGAGGAATTCCTTATAAACTTTCCATATTATTGGAGAATTTTGTATTACTTACATAGAAATTTCAAAAGTGGTGATAAATTGGATGTAAATGTTAAATTCTTAGAAGATTATGTCAAAGAGAAAATAACCTATGGGCTTAAATGTGGAAATGTAAGATTCAACGACTTAAAAGTTTCTGCAAAAATTATAGAACTTAAAAATAGAAATGGGTGAGAATTATGAATGGATATGTGAAAAGAACAGAAATTGACAATAATTTGAATGATATATTAAATCTAAATGAAAATAATGCTCTAAAAGTTATGAATCTTGCAGAACGATTTGGAAAATATAATCTTAGGAACTTAGCATCAACAAAATTAAGAAAGTTTTATGATTATATTCTTGATATTGATACCAATAAAAAAGAATGGTTTGTTAGGTTGGTTTTATTAAAACCAAAAATAGCTTATAATATAGGTAAAGAAACAAAAGAGGCTAAAAAATCTTTAGAAGATTTGGAATACTTAGTTAATAAAGTTATTGATAAAATTGAAGAAGCTAAAAATGACGAAAAAATTAAGAAATTCAATAATTTTAAAAAATTCTTTGAAGCAGTTGTTGCATATCACAGAATCGTAAATAAAAATTAATTGTGGGGTGTTAATATATGGAATTAACATTGAAAGGAAAAGTAATCTTAAAAGGTTATATCATAACTGAAACTGGATTACATATTGGGGGTTTAAGTGAAACTTTAAAAATTGGGGGTGTAGATATTCAAGTTATTAAAGATCCAGAAGGAAAAATTATAATCCCAGGAAGTTCATTAAAAGGAAAAATTAGAAGTTTATTAGAAAAGAAGGATGGTCAATATAATATAAAAGTAGAATACTATAAAGAAGTTGAAAAAAAGGGTAAAAAAGATTTCGAAAAGACAAGAACTATAGAAATATACTATGAATATGACGAAAAAAGGGAGAGTATTAATAAAAAAATGAAAATAACTTATGAAAATGATAAAAGCAATCCAATAATAACTGATTTTGATGCAGATAAATTAAAATTAGATGATAATGAAGTTCATAAAAAAGTTTCAGGTATGCCATGTAGTTGTGGAGCGTGTGATATTTGTAAATTATTTGGACCACACAATTCAAAAAATATTAAAGAATCTGCAAGAGTAATAGTTAGAGATGCATTTTTAATTAGCAAAGATAATGATAAAATTTTAAATAAAAAAGACAAGAACTATGAAAATTATTTAGAAATAAAACCAGAAAATGTTATAGATAGAGTTAAAGGGATTGCACAACACCCAAGGCAAATTGAAAGAGTCGTCGCAGGTAGTAAATTTAAGTTTGAAGTTGTATTTAACATATACAAAGATGGAGACAAAGAATTAATAAAAAAATTTGTTGAAGGGATGAAACTTTTAGAAGATGACTACTTAGGGGGAAGCGGTTCAAGAGGTTATGGTAAAATTAAATTTGAAAATATGGAATTAATTTATAAACCAAAAGAATACTATGAAGGTAATAATGAGGCAATAGTAATAAAAGAAAATATTAAAGATGTTGATGAAATGTATAACAAAGTTGAAGAACTTCCCTTTAAATAATTTATTTTAATTTTTTGGTGAAATTATGATGAAGTTAGTGAGATTAATACCAAAAGAAAACAGTAAATATCATTTTGGGGAGGGATATTTGGAAGAGAGTTCTTTAATATTCCACTCTCACAGTTTATTTTCTGCAATAGTTAATAATTTTGTTAAACTATATGGAGAATTTGATAAAAGATTATTAGATTTAAAGGTATCATCATTACTATTTAAATTTGAGGATATTTACTTTATACCTAAGCCAATAGTTCCTTTTTTTAATATTCCAAAAAGTGACGATGCTAAAAAAATAAAAAAGATAAAATTTATATCTTTAGAGGCATTTAATGAATATTTAAATAAATCTCTAAATATAGAAAACATAAAAGAACGAATTATTGGAAAAGAGTTTCTTATCGGAGAGAAAGAAGTTGATAGTTTAAAAAAATATGGCAGTTTAAATGAAATAAATCTTATCTCAAAAGAAATTGAACAAAAAGTAGCAATAGATAGAATTAAAAATACAACTCTCGAAAAAGATGGAAGAGGACAACTTTACAGTGTAGAATTCATTAGATTAAATTATGGAGCAGAATTTTATTTTTTAGTTGATTATGATGGATTAGATAAAGATTTAATAAAAAAAATAAATGCTTCAATAAAACTTATTGAAGATGAGGGATTAGGAGGAAAAAGAAGTGTTGGGGCTGGATTTTTTGATAAAGTGATTATTGAGGATTTAGATAAAAGATTTATTGAGTTGTTTGATAGAGAGAAGAATTGTTATTTAACATTATCCACAGCAATTCCAAAGAATGACAAAGTAAAATATTACAATTTAGTA
This genomic stretch from Methanocaldococcus sp. harbors:
- the csx20 gene encoding CRISPR-associated protein Csx20; this encodes MPKMFLLFSHNLTDDQINDARENLKVDKFIYLPKELQNIWSNIPPEIEDITDYLKPIKEFLKNNANDGDYVLIQGDFGATYNMVNYAFENNLIPIYATTKRVVKEVIEDGKVITIREFKHCRFRKYK
- the cas10 gene encoding type III-A CRISPR-associated protein Cas10/Csm1; its protein translation is MDNDYKALMIGSLLHDIGKFIQRAKNPRIKHQKCGPEFIEKYYKNLGINEEIKNLVIELIREHHNKSNSNPLVKILILSDWLSSGEREDFEECLNVPKKDQALLSVFELIDISDDKFYHKKIKKNKEELYRNGMKYYLKPLSIKEEVIFPYFNDEEKQSNSSSSDNPYKDLYNAFKNELENKNKKVKIDNFEKLFQLIQKYLWCVPSATNWKKEGYLPDISLFDHLKTTCAIACCLYKLYKIEEHLDAKLTDDMLSKLLKRIPLEKGKYKKELNPFWEKYELFSLIHGDISGIQNFIFKVTTKYATKSLKGRSFYLDFLTEIIANYIIQKLDLPITNILFCGGGHFYILSYKVKDNFIKDIEEEINDLIYQKFRTDLYITLGKVNIKPYEFLSQAESNFSKKWKDVGEVTAIKKMQKYHYKIKLSIEKFFKPEGSGDENKICRCCRGEFEKGIQLYDEGEDKVCENCYSFVELTEFLKEFKKLGQIDYNYEKPSRAKVIENPDREITMKKLPALQELFEKVKFENETYYLPKENGDLEIPYKIWSIAFPLDDNKKIKDFDELAEQAEERTGTNKIGILKMDVDNLGKVFTKGLGEFASISRMSTLSSMLTLFFTGYIPHLIETGYCKIKDKEVPYKDNVYLVYSGGDDTLIVGSWDVIWELAKDIRRKFKRFTCYNPNLSLSAGIVIVNPKFEFKKAVNMANVELDDIAKEDKIVLPVNGKYEDIKKNAISIFGCPLNWDFEVYYDEDLIKRLEKLYSIKYNKEIKIDDKIKELMKKYNETELENHFEKALKSNISRRILFISQTVADKLNRVIEYKGEEFLINFPYYWRILYYLHRNFKSGDKLDVNVKFLEDYVKEKITYGLKCGNVRFNDLKVSAKIIELKNRNG
- the csm2 gene encoding type III-A CRISPR-associated protein Csm2 — encoded protein: MNGYVKRTEIDNNLNDILNLNENNALKVMNLAERFGKYNLRNLASTKLRKFYDYILDIDTNKKEWFVRLVLLKPKIAYNIGKETKEAKKSLEDLEYLVNKVIDKIEEAKNDEKIKKFNNFKKFFEAVVAYHRIVNKN
- the csm3 gene encoding type III-A CRISPR-associated RAMP protein Csm3, with translation MELTLKGKVILKGYIITETGLHIGGLSETLKIGGVDIQVIKDPEGKIIIPGSSLKGKIRSLLEKKDGQYNIKVEYYKEVEKKGKKDFEKTRTIEIYYEYDEKRESINKKMKITYENDKSNPIITDFDADKLKLDDNEVHKKVSGMPCSCGACDICKLFGPHNSKNIKESARVIVRDAFLISKDNDKILNKKDKNYENYLEIKPENVIDRVKGIAQHPRQIERVVAGSKFKFEVVFNIYKDGDKELIKKFVEGMKLLEDDYLGGSGSRGYGKIKFENMELIYKPKEYYEGNNEAIVIKENIKDVDEMYNKVEELPFK